The Lucilia cuprina isolate Lc7/37 chromosome 5, ASM2204524v1, whole genome shotgun sequence genome includes a window with the following:
- the LOC111683345 gene encoding uncharacterized protein LOC111683345 isoform X2 yields MFKFLIVLLLAIIAYASAKPHLLTTGVNYAAAPALVTPVVAAAAVHHPVVAATAVHTPVIAAPAFAAPAYYPHYATASYATYPSYAIYPHLGGAAYYVRR; encoded by the exons ATGTTCAAattt TTGATCGTTTTGTTATTAGCTATAATAGCTTATGCCTCCGCTAAGCCTCATTTATTAACTACCGGTGTTAACTATGCTGCTGCTCCCGCATTAGTGACTCCTGttgtagcagctgctgctgTTCATCATCCCGTTGTAGCTGCTACTGCTGTCCACACGCCCGTTATTGCCGCTCCAGCTTTTGCCGCACCCGCCTATTATCCCCACTATGCTACTGCTTCTTATGCCACTTATCCCTCGTATGCTATATATCCTCATTTGGGCGGTGCCGCCTATTACGTAAGACGTTAG
- the LOC111683345 gene encoding uncharacterized protein LOC111683345 isoform X1, with product MFKFLIVLLLAIIAYASAKPHLLTTGVNYAAAPALVTPVVAAAAVHHPVVAATAVHTPVIAAPAFAAPAYYPHYATASYATYPSYAIYPHLGGAAYYVRQPCQTKKDNLTVQKNSLPLHKKNKAESA from the exons ATGTTCAAattt TTGATCGTTTTGTTATTAGCTATAATAGCTTATGCCTCCGCTAAGCCTCATTTATTAACTACCGGTGTTAACTATGCTGCTGCTCCCGCATTAGTGACTCCTGttgtagcagctgctgctgTTCATCATCCCGTTGTAGCTGCTACTGCTGTCCACACGCCCGTTATTGCCGCTCCAGCTTTTGCCGCACCCGCCTATTATCCCCACTATGCTACTGCTTCTTATGCCACTTATCCCTCGTATGCTATATATCCTCATTTGGGCGGTGCCGCCTATTACGTAAGAC AACCTTGCCAAACTAAAAAGGACAATTTAACAgttcaaaaaaatagtttgcctcttcataaaaaaaataaggcTGAGTCTGCATAA